The following proteins come from a genomic window of Natronosalvus vescus:
- a CDS encoding DUF6149 family protein: MKLRQNARHFASRKALETPVVRTVAVSGLVRLHTKVFTRKADSAHAEERKAHLDALFEATMDSYLEALREGYSEAEAREITHIQANFDFYNHGWTEMMEFPADELEDHYERYRDFFDTWGITIADPLGDFEPEGGIPEAPSTPERLEDPEHPHAEGGFADDVYVEGPDGDLVVGGQEEPEDVDVSKAVGVRDRDIEDE, translated from the coding sequence ATGAAGCTTCGACAGAACGCTCGTCACTTCGCCTCCCGGAAGGCCCTCGAGACGCCGGTCGTCCGGACGGTCGCCGTCTCCGGACTCGTTCGCCTACACACGAAAGTGTTCACCAGGAAGGCCGACTCGGCCCACGCAGAGGAACGCAAAGCCCACCTCGACGCGCTGTTCGAGGCGACGATGGACAGCTACCTCGAGGCGCTGCGCGAAGGGTACTCCGAGGCCGAAGCGCGCGAGATCACCCACATTCAGGCGAACTTCGACTTCTACAACCACGGCTGGACGGAGATGATGGAGTTCCCCGCGGACGAACTCGAGGATCACTACGAGCGCTACAGGGACTTCTTCGACACCTGGGGCATCACGATCGCCGATCCGCTCGGCGACTTCGAACCGGAGGGCGGCATTCCGGAGGCTCCATCGACCCCCGAGCGACTCGAGGATCCCGAACACCCCCACGCCGAAGGCGGGTTTGCCGACGACGTCTACGTCGAGGGGCCCGACGGCGACCTCGTCGTGGGTGGCCAGGAGGAACCCGAGGACGTCGACGTTTCGAAGGCCGTCGGCGTTCGCGATCGCGATATCGAAGACGAGTAA
- a CDS encoding NAD(P)/FAD-dependent oxidoreductase translates to MTEYVIIGDGISGSSAAETLREEDPESSITVITDEGEPLYNRILIKEHAKGKLPEAPISIHDEGWYEERDITLSLNTHVTTVDTDKKMVRTHEKADISYDKLLIATGGTPTQLPVENSDADGIHHFWTFQDARKIRESAEAADDAVIVGAGLLGIDFAAVCGSQDVAGKYLMRGDRWWRYALSADGAEIMHDGMRDVGVEPVFDSGVSEFVVDDNGCVEAAIDANGDRYPCDFAGVAIGLTFNTEFLRETDIEQENGIVVDQYMQTNVDDVYAAGDLTQFYDVLLGEQAQNGSWGSAKEQGRVAAVNMAADDDAEEFEWVSSYSITHFDFPFLSFGHPTLGDEHAERRYSDTEWRRIAFKDGKVIGGVLIGDLSAQSKLKQLMREQRVVSDQAEVLLEKRVDLDNLAPTQEQ, encoded by the coding sequence ATGACTGAGTACGTCATCATCGGCGACGGGATTTCCGGCAGTTCGGCTGCCGAGACACTCCGGGAGGAGGATCCGGAGTCGTCGATCACCGTCATCACCGATGAGGGTGAACCGCTGTACAATCGAATTCTGATCAAAGAACACGCCAAAGGCAAACTCCCCGAGGCACCGATCTCGATTCACGACGAGGGATGGTACGAAGAGCGCGACATCACGCTTTCGCTCAACACCCACGTGACAACCGTCGACACCGACAAGAAGATGGTTCGTACGCACGAGAAAGCGGACATCTCCTACGACAAGCTGCTGATCGCGACCGGTGGGACGCCGACGCAGTTGCCCGTCGAGAACAGTGACGCCGACGGCATTCATCACTTCTGGACGTTCCAGGACGCCCGGAAAATCCGCGAGAGCGCCGAAGCAGCCGACGACGCCGTCATCGTCGGTGCTGGCCTGCTCGGAATCGACTTCGCCGCCGTCTGTGGTTCCCAGGACGTCGCCGGCAAGTACCTGATGCGCGGGGATCGGTGGTGGCGCTACGCGCTGTCGGCCGACGGGGCTGAAATCATGCACGACGGGATGCGCGACGTCGGCGTCGAACCGGTCTTCGACAGCGGCGTCAGTGAGTTCGTAGTCGACGACAACGGGTGCGTTGAGGCCGCCATCGACGCCAACGGCGACCGCTACCCGTGTGACTTCGCGGGCGTGGCTATCGGTCTGACGTTCAACACGGAGTTCCTCCGCGAGACCGACATCGAACAGGAAAACGGCATCGTCGTCGATCAGTACATGCAGACCAACGTCGACGACGTGTACGCCGCCGGCGACCTGACGCAGTTTTACGACGTACTACTGGGCGAACAGGCACAGAACGGTTCCTGGGGGTCGGCCAAAGAGCAAGGTCGGGTCGCCGCCGTCAACATGGCCGCCGACGACGACGCCGAGGAGTTCGAGTGGGTCTCCTCGTACTCGATCACGCACTTCGACTTCCCCTTCCTCTCGTTTGGCCATCCGACACTCGGCGACGAACACGCCGAACGACGCTACTCCGACACCGAGTGGCGACGGATCGCGTTCAAAGACGGCAAAGTCATCGGTGGCGTTCTCATCGGGGATCTCTCAGCACAGAGCAAGTTGAAACAACTCATGCGCGAACAGCGCGTCGTCTCCGATCAGGCCGAGGTACTGCTCGAGAAACGCGTCGATCTCGACAACCTCGCACCAACCCAGGAACAGTAG
- a CDS encoding YncE family protein, whose protein sequence is MRQSTRRAFLGGAAGATLTAVAGCLGSDDNGAGGDSYEVWALDQGTDQIYVYEPTGDDEFQEIASIDVNDDVDEFGQVPHMIDFSSDGEYAAVACTAGARTLVYRTEDRELVANLETGAGSHFAGFTPDDEHIHVDAIGEGAIVRVDADIESEEFEIVDELVIDEAPAFADREDEFPEDDDGVRGRPICHDHANGHSYHTLGPSIDFAGVVVLDYDSFEIDHVFSPAELRTNCGTMASPDEETVYLTAGAPSNHEETGGVGEWYAVDTETTQPIDPETNEPTDEYSAEDVARDTDGYDAHGFWFTDDGDELWILNRETDNGLVVDPETNEVVDEVDDYGPAPDIMWGSPDDEYMFVSLRGPEPLSGDPHAAEGESPGFSVLSVEDREIVTVVEPDEGNEDSDFHGIGVRST, encoded by the coding sequence ATGAGACAATCAACTCGGCGTGCGTTTCTTGGCGGGGCGGCTGGTGCGACCCTCACGGCCGTTGCTGGCTGCCTTGGCAGCGACGACAACGGTGCCGGCGGCGACAGCTACGAGGTGTGGGCGCTCGATCAGGGAACTGACCAGATCTACGTCTACGAACCAACCGGCGACGACGAATTCCAGGAAATCGCCTCGATCGACGTCAACGACGACGTCGACGAGTTCGGACAGGTACCCCACATGATTGACTTCAGCTCCGACGGCGAGTACGCCGCCGTAGCGTGTACCGCCGGAGCACGGACGCTCGTCTACCGAACGGAGGATCGCGAACTCGTCGCGAATCTCGAGACCGGTGCTGGCTCGCACTTCGCCGGGTTCACTCCCGACGACGAACACATCCACGTCGACGCCATTGGCGAGGGAGCGATTGTTCGCGTCGACGCCGATATCGAGAGCGAGGAGTTCGAAATCGTCGATGAACTCGTCATCGACGAGGCACCGGCGTTCGCTGATCGAGAGGACGAGTTCCCCGAAGACGACGACGGCGTGCGCGGGCGACCGATCTGTCACGATCATGCGAACGGCCACTCCTATCACACGCTCGGGCCGTCAATCGACTTCGCTGGCGTCGTCGTGCTCGATTACGACTCGTTCGAGATAGATCACGTCTTCAGCCCTGCTGAGCTCCGCACTAACTGTGGGACGATGGCCAGCCCCGACGAGGAAACCGTCTACCTGACCGCTGGTGCACCAAGCAACCACGAGGAAACGGGTGGCGTCGGTGAGTGGTACGCCGTCGACACCGAAACTACCCAACCGATCGATCCGGAAACCAACGAACCGACCGACGAGTACAGTGCCGAGGACGTCGCTCGAGACACCGACGGCTACGACGCCCACGGATTCTGGTTCACCGACGACGGCGACGAACTCTGGATTCTCAACCGAGAAACGGATAACGGCCTGGTCGTCGACCCGGAGACAAACGAAGTCGTCGACGAAGTTGACGATTACGGCCCCGCGCCGGACATCATGTGGGGCTCCCCGGACGACGAGTACATGTTCGTCAGCCTTCGCGGCCCCGAGCCGCTTTCGGGCGACCCACACGCTGCCGAAGGTGAGTCGCCAGGGTTCTCCGTTCTCAGCGTCGAGGATCGCGAGATCGTCACCGTCGTCGAACCCGACGAGGGTAACGAGGACAGCGACTTCCACGGCATCGGCGTTCGGTCGACGTAG